One window of the Candidatus Bathyarchaeota archaeon genome contains the following:
- a CDS encoding NFACT family protein has translation MFIAEKKKTMTSYDISVIVKELKEKIVNKKIDNIYQLNEKTFLFKLKPNQANLLIEVERRIHLTNFEFNIPKEPAVFCKNLRNHIRGGIIKDITQHEFERIVILRLNIKNERKALIVELFKRGNLILLNEENNKIILALYYAKMKDRTISPGSEFKFPPSTGVSPLNLNLNMLKAFENEFLKDALLKILAIGKLYVKEILTRVELNENIKVNEVSNEELEKVIYEAKNLDSKIEPCIIKNSNGNYIDVTPFPLKIYMDFEKEFKKSFNEAADEYFSKLIIEEIEFKQKFEFEKKLQTLKSLLAKHEKRVNKLNEELKKAKEKAEIIYLCANELKQIKELILKERNLKSADELLNFIKNSFPLTKNYIEKLDLKNLFATLKVNQEFFSIDLKINPFNEASKYFKKVKEYEEKLKQVKSLIEKTKLEINSISENLPSLIKPVELKKKKEKKWFEKFRWFKSSENFLVLIGKDTSTNELLIKRYTNIDDLILHPDLHGAPFAVIKCEGKIPSETTIKEAAIAAASYSKAWSLGLGAIDVYWVKPEQISKKPPSGQYVKKGMFMIYGPRNYIRGVELKLSIGVVKEEGEELKVISGPTSAIKKIAITFVEIAPGEFKSKDLAKLILQKLYEKAQGEIKEKIKLLNLVEIQNLIPAGKGRIIS, from the coding sequence TTGTTTATAGCGGAAAAAAAGAAAACTATGACAAGCTACGATATTTCAGTAATAGTTAAAGAGTTAAAAGAGAAAATTGTAAATAAAAAAATAGATAACATTTATCAATTAAACGAGAAAACTTTTCTATTTAAATTAAAACCTAATCAAGCTAACTTACTTATTGAAGTTGAACGAAGAATTCATCTTACAAATTTTGAGTTTAACATACCAAAAGAACCTGCTGTTTTTTGTAAAAATTTAAGAAACCATATTAGAGGGGGTATTATTAAAGATATAACACAACATGAATTTGAAAGAATTGTAATTTTAAGGTTAAATATTAAAAATGAAAGAAAAGCTTTAATTGTGGAGCTTTTTAAAAGAGGAAACTTAATTTTATTAAATGAGGAAAACAACAAAATTATTTTAGCTCTTTATTATGCTAAAATGAAGGATAGAACTATTAGCCCTGGAAGCGAATTTAAATTTCCCCCTTCCACTGGAGTTTCTCCATTAAACCTAAATTTAAACATGCTAAAAGCTTTTGAAAATGAGTTTTTGAAAGATGCTTTATTAAAAATTTTAGCTATTGGAAAATTATATGTAAAAGAAATTCTAACTAGAGTTGAATTAAATGAAAACATTAAGGTAAACGAAGTTTCAAATGAAGAATTAGAAAAAGTAATTTATGAAGCGAAAAATTTAGATTCTAAAATTGAACCTTGCATTATAAAAAACAGTAATGGCAATTATATTGATGTTACGCCTTTCCCATTAAAAATTTATATGGATTTTGAAAAAGAATTTAAAAAAAGCTTTAATGAAGCTGCAGATGAGTATTTTTCTAAGTTAATTATTGAGGAAATAGAGTTTAAACAAAAATTTGAATTTGAAAAAAAGCTTCAAACACTTAAAAGTTTACTTGCAAAGCATGAGAAAAGAGTTAATAAATTAAATGAAGAATTAAAAAAAGCTAAAGAAAAAGCTGAAATAATATATTTATGTGCAAATGAATTAAAACAAATTAAAGAGTTAATTCTAAAAGAAAGAAATTTAAAAAGTGCTGACGAGCTTTTAAATTTTATAAAAAATAGTTTTCCATTAACCAAAAATTACATTGAGAAATTAGATCTAAAAAATTTATTCGCAACCTTAAAGGTTAATCAAGAATTTTTCTCTATAGATTTAAAAATTAACCCTTTTAATGAAGCTTCAAAATACTTTAAAAAAGTTAAGGAATATGAAGAAAAACTAAAACAAGTTAAAAGTTTAATTGAGAAGACAAAGCTTGAAATAAACTCTATAAGTGAAAATTTACCGTCTTTAATAAAACCTGTGGAATTAAAAAAGAAGAAAGAGAAAAAATGGTTTGAAAAATTTAGATGGTTTAAATCTTCAGAAAACTTTTTAGTTTTAATCGGCAAGGACACAAGCACAAATGAGCTTTTAATTAAACGTTACACAAATATTGATGATTTAATTCTTCATCCAGATCTTCATGGAGCTCCTTTTGCTGTTATAAAATGCGAAGGAAAAATTCCTAGTGAAACTACGATTAAAGAAGCTGCAATAGCCGCCGCTTCGTATAGTAAAGCTTGGAGTTTAGGTTTAGGTGCAATTGATGTATACTGGGTGAAGCCGGAACAAATAAGTAAAAAACCTCCTTCAGGTCAATATGTTAAGAAAGGTATGTTTATGATTTATGGCCCTAGAAACTATATTAGAGGAGTTGAGCTTAAACTTTCTATAGGAGTTGTTAAAGAGGAGGGTGAAGAATTAAAAGTTATTTCAGGACCTACATCTGCAATCAAAAAAATCGCTATAACATTTGTTGAAATAGCTCCAGGCGAATTTAAATCTAAGGATTTAGCAAAGTTGATTCTTCAAAAACTTTATGAAAAAGCTCAAGGAGAAATTAAAGAAAAAATTAAATTATTAAATTTAGTTGAAATTCAAAATTTAATACCTGCAGGTAAAGGAAGAATTATAAGCTAA
- a CDS encoding D-fructose 1,6-bisphosphatase: MNNYLDSIIYAINQAQEAILQCIKNKESKIIVKEKNSDLTRKVDLIAEEKIEESLKNEGIEAYLVSEETPLKKIGEKIKPELMIVVDPLDGTRNFVNSIPFYSISIAAGKFNEYLQLNDLFIGVVKDVLRGDLFYAVKGEGAYYNNKKIINEKVFYEKDKPLISLYTYGNNVLSIKVFLSLLKEFKIRVLGSLALELCYTALGRLDGVIDARKKARIVDFAAGKVILEEAGGVISSLNGTSIKASLKDVKKGFNIIAAKTEDFHKVLVNTVKT; the protein is encoded by the coding sequence ATGAATAATTATTTAGATTCCATAATTTATGCAATTAATCAAGCTCAAGAAGCAATTTTACAATGCATAAAAAATAAAGAATCTAAAATTATCGTAAAGGAGAAAAATTCTGATTTAACTAGAAAAGTTGATTTAATTGCTGAAGAAAAAATTGAGGAAAGCTTAAAAAATGAAGGTATAGAAGCTTATTTAGTTAGTGAAGAAACACCACTCAAAAAAATAGGTGAAAAAATAAAACCAGAGTTAATGATAGTTGTTGATCCACTTGATGGAACAAGAAACTTTGTCAATTCAATTCCATTTTACTCTATATCTATAGCTGCTGGAAAATTTAATGAATATTTGCAGTTAAACGATTTATTTATAGGCGTTGTAAAAGATGTTTTGAGAGGAGATTTATTTTATGCTGTGAAAGGAGAAGGCGCATACTATAATAATAAAAAAATTATTAATGAAAAAGTGTTTTATGAAAAAGATAAACCATTAATCAGTTTATATACATATGGTAATAACGTATTATCAATAAAAGTTTTTTTAAGCTTGCTTAAAGAATTTAAAATTAGAGTTTTAGGCAGTTTAGCTTTAGAGCTTTGTTATACAGCTTTAGGAAGGTTAGATGGAGTAATTGATGCAAGAAAAAAAGCGAGAATTGTAGATTTTGCCGCTGGAAAAGTTATTCTTGAAGAAGCTGGAGGCGTAATTTCAAGCTTAAATGGTACGTCTATTAAAGCCTCCTTAAAAGATGTTAAAAAAGGATTTAATATAATTGCAGCTAAAACTGAGGATTTTCATAAAGTTTTAGTAAACACTGTAAAAACATAA
- a CDS encoding homoserine dehydrogenase, which produces MKIIIIGFGTVGKALTETLMRKKEELIKNYGFRPEVIAIVDRGGALINPEGLDLTLAFKADINGGTVASDEKYGVKNVKAIEVINEMESDVMIELTPTNIKDGQPGLSHIEAALKKGMHVVTANKGPLALALPALMDLASYNKVFLRFSGAVGGGTPVLDLAKKCLIGEKILLVKGILNGTTNYILTKMYEEGVSLEEALKEAQKLGYAEADPSYDIEGIDTACKLVIIANWIMNKRISIKDVKIEGIKNVTLKDVSEAKKRGNVIKLIGEVNDEAFVKPMEISSLNPLCVSGTLNAVTFNVEDSGEITIVGKGAGGKETASAIIRDLIDIKLNLLKTGV; this is translated from the coding sequence ATGAAAATTATTATTATAGGATTTGGAACTGTAGGAAAAGCGCTTACAGAAACTTTAATGAGAAAGAAAGAAGAATTAATTAAAAATTATGGGTTTAGACCAGAAGTTATTGCTATAGTTGATCGAGGAGGCGCATTAATAAATCCTGAAGGACTAGATTTAACTTTAGCTTTTAAAGCTGATATAAATGGAGGAACTGTTGCTTCAGATGAAAAGTATGGAGTTAAAAATGTGAAAGCTATCGAAGTGATTAATGAAATGGAAAGCGATGTAATGATTGAGTTAACTCCAACAAACATTAAAGATGGACAACCTGGGTTATCCCATATAGAAGCTGCACTTAAAAAAGGAATGCATGTTGTAACAGCTAATAAAGGACCGTTAGCCTTAGCTTTACCAGCTTTAATGGACCTAGCAAGTTACAATAAAGTATTTTTAAGGTTTAGTGGAGCGGTAGGTGGTGGAACACCAGTACTTGATTTAGCTAAAAAATGTTTAATTGGTGAAAAAATTCTTTTAGTTAAAGGAATATTAAATGGAACAACAAATTATATTCTTACGAAAATGTATGAAGAGGGAGTTTCATTAGAAGAGGCTTTAAAAGAAGCTCAAAAACTTGGTTATGCTGAAGCAGACCCATCTTACGATATTGAAGGGATAGATACTGCCTGTAAACTTGTTATAATAGCAAATTGGATTATGAATAAAAGAATTTCAATTAAAGATGTTAAAATAGAAGGAATAAAAAATGTAACTTTAAAAGATGTAAGCGAAGCTAAAAAAAGGGGAAACGTAATTAAATTAATTGGGGAAGTAAACGATGAAGCGTTTGTTAAACCAATGGAGATTTCAAGTTTAAATCCATTATGCGTAAGCGGAACCCTAAATGCTGTAACATTTAATGTTGAAGATTCAGGAGAAATAACTATAGTTGGGAAAGGTGCAGGCGGCAAAGAAACAGCAAGCGCAATAATTAGAGATTTAATAGATATTAAATTAAATTTATTAAAGACAGGAGTGTGA
- the asnS gene encoding asparagine--tRNA ligase, with protein MLNEEFIDSSKIFKGDFTGKKVQIRGWLHNKRSSGGIQFLLVRDGGGLIQCTLRKDAVNDEVFKKIEKLPIESTIIIDGVVKADSRAPRGFEIVVENIKVFHEAEENYPIAKKYHGPEFLLDNRHLWIRSEKMQAILKVRDSFLNAAIDWFRNNGYTSAHMPILITAACEGGATLFEVKYFDQKAYLTQSWQLYAEAAIASLGKIYTIAPSFRAEKSRTRRHLTEYWHLEVELPWCDLNKLMSIQEELLSFICEKVAKERSYELKLLGRDPKDLMHVKPPFPKITYDEAVEMLKKEGLDFKWGDDFGYEQESRLTSKFNMPFFITYFPKTAKAFYHKLNPERPEVTLSVDLLAPEGYGEITGGGVRIEDYNELLERIKENGLDPKDYQWYLDLRKYGSVPHAGFGMGVERVIAWICKLNHIRDAIAFPRLINRVYP; from the coding sequence ATGCTTAATGAGGAGTTTATAGATTCATCGAAGATTTTTAAAGGAGATTTTACTGGAAAAAAAGTTCAGATTAGAGGGTGGCTTCATAATAAACGATCAAGTGGAGGTATTCAATTTCTTTTAGTTAGGGATGGAGGCGGTTTAATTCAATGTACTTTAAGAAAAGATGCTGTAAATGATGAAGTTTTTAAAAAAATAGAAAAACTTCCTATAGAGTCCACTATTATTATAGATGGTGTTGTTAAAGCTGATTCGAGAGCTCCAAGAGGATTTGAAATAGTTGTGGAAAATATTAAGGTTTTTCATGAAGCTGAAGAAAACTATCCTATAGCTAAAAAATATCATGGACCAGAATTTCTTCTTGATAATCGCCATTTATGGATTAGAAGCGAAAAAATGCAGGCAATCCTTAAGGTTAGAGATTCCTTTTTAAATGCTGCTATTGATTGGTTTAGAAATAATGGTTATACAAGTGCTCATATGCCAATATTAATTACTGCAGCTTGTGAAGGTGGAGCAACACTTTTTGAAGTTAAGTATTTTGATCAAAAAGCTTATTTAACTCAAAGTTGGCAGCTCTATGCTGAAGCTGCTATAGCTAGCTTAGGCAAAATTTACACTATAGCCCCATCTTTTAGAGCTGAAAAATCTAGAACAAGAAGGCATTTAACTGAGTATTGGCATTTAGAAGTTGAGTTACCATGGTGTGATTTAAATAAATTAATGAGTATTCAAGAAGAGTTGCTTAGTTTCATTTGTGAAAAAGTAGCTAAAGAAAGAAGTTATGAATTGAAGCTTTTAGGTAGAGATCCTAAAGATTTAATGCATGTTAAACCGCCATTTCCTAAAATCACTTATGATGAAGCTGTAGAAATGCTTAAGAAGGAGGGATTAGATTTTAAATGGGGAGACGATTTTGGATATGAACAGGAAAGTAGATTAACTTCTAAATTTAATATGCCCTTCTTTATAACTTATTTCCCAAAAACTGCTAAAGCTTTTTACCATAAATTAAACCCTGAAAGACCTGAAGTAACTCTATCAGTTGATTTGCTCGCTCCTGAAGGTTACGGTGAAATTACTGGTGGAGGAGTAAGAATAGAAGATTATAATGAGCTTCTTGAAAGAATAAAGGAAAATGGATTGGATCCTAAAGATTATCAATGGTATCTTGATTTAAGAAAGTACGGTTCAGTGCCGCATGCTGGTTTTGGAATGGGTGTTGAAAGAGTTATAGCATGGATATGTAAGTTAAACCATATAAGAGATGCTATTGCTTTTCCAAGATTAATAAATAGAGTTTATCCTTAA
- a CDS encoding CBS domain-containing protein, which translates to MSEKKIEVKVKDVMSTPVVTVNMNTSMDEVASLMIKENVGSVIVVDELGNPIGIITESDLVKKVVAKNVFPKQVKALEVMSKPLFTVSKEEELTEVAKKMSRLNVKRFPVMFEGKLVGIISSKDILEITPHLIDVIMEKSEFFPVKTEKPLIGNCELCGNWCENLKFHEGKFLCEDCLIDLTKQD; encoded by the coding sequence ATGAGTGAAAAAAAGATTGAAGTGAAAGTTAAAGATGTTATGTCAACTCCTGTAGTTACTGTAAATATGAATACCTCTATGGATGAAGTAGCCTCTTTAATGATTAAAGAAAATGTTGGAAGCGTTATTGTTGTTGATGAATTGGGGAATCCAATAGGAATAATAACTGAAAGTGATTTAGTTAAAAAAGTTGTTGCAAAAAATGTTTTTCCAAAACAGGTTAAAGCTTTAGAAGTAATGAGTAAACCTTTATTCACTGTGAGTAAAGAAGAGGAGTTAACTGAAGTTGCTAAAAAAATGAGTAGATTAAATGTAAAACGTTTTCCAGTTATGTTTGAAGGGAAACTTGTTGGAATAATTTCAAGCAAAGACATTCTTGAAATAACTCCGCATCTTATAGATGTGATTATGGAAAAAAGCGAATTCTTTCCTGTTAAAACTGAAAAACCTCTAATTGGAAATTGTGAATTATGCGGTAACTGGTGTGAAAACTTAAAGTTTCATGAAGGAAAGTTTTTATGTGAAGATTGCTTAATTGATTTAACTAAGCAGGATTAA
- a CDS encoding TIGR00296 family protein: MLDFSLEEGEFLVKVAREAIKTWLKYKRKISFMKDAPEKTKQKYGVFVTLTNAYTHELRGCIGYPLPIKPLVEATIESAIEAATGDPRFKPVTLDELESSIAVEVSILTPPEIIEVEKPIDYPKKIVIGEDGLIVEKGFFKGLLLPQVAVEWNMDAEEFLSNCCLKAGLPPDAWLSKDIKISKFQAVIFTEETPNGKIIKKTLKDS, encoded by the coding sequence ATGCTTGATTTTTCTTTAGAGGAAGGTGAATTTCTCGTTAAAGTTGCACGAGAAGCTATTAAAACTTGGCTTAAATATAAAAGAAAAATTTCTTTTATGAAAGATGCTCCTGAAAAAACAAAACAAAAGTATGGAGTATTCGTTACATTAACAAACGCTTATACGCATGAGCTTAGAGGATGTATAGGATACCCTCTTCCAATTAAACCTTTAGTTGAAGCAACAATTGAATCAGCTATTGAAGCTGCTACTGGAGATCCAAGATTTAAACCTGTAACTTTAGATGAGTTAGAATCAAGCATAGCGGTTGAAGTTAGCATTTTAACTCCTCCAGAAATTATTGAAGTTGAAAAACCAATTGACTACCCTAAAAAAATAGTTATTGGAGAGGATGGATTAATTGTTGAAAAGGGCTTTTTTAAAGGTTTACTTCTTCCTCAAGTAGCTGTAGAATGGAATATGGATGCTGAAGAATTTTTAAGCAATTGTTGCTTGAAAGCTGGGTTACCGCCAGATGCATGGTTAAGCAAAGACATTAAAATAAGCAAGTTTCAAGCTGTTATTTTTACTGAAGAAACTCCAAATGGTAAAATTATTAAGAAAACTTTAAAAGATTCATAA
- a CDS encoding threonine synthase: MNYLFNCINCGFKFESENVEYYCPKCNDLLEIIYNIEELKKVISKEKFEKRALSVWRYRELLPIKDSSKIVSLGEGGTTLHKCKNLCKLFNIKNLLVKNEGENPTGSFKDRGMTVAISKALEKNVKIVACASTGNTSASLAAYAAKANIKSIIFVPEGKVALGKMVQAIIHGAKIIQVNGNFDDALKAVRKLIEYYPQICLLNSINPFRIEGQKTLAMEICSQLNYEAPDVVILPVGNAGNISAVWKGFNEFKNLELIQKVPRMIGIQAEKAAPLAKAFKEGKNEISIITNPETIATAIKIGAPASWKKALKAVKNSSGLLETVNDNEIIEAQKLLARKEGIFVEPASAASIAGLKKLLENGQIDKNENIVCITTGHGLKDPDVVIKTCNEPLINVSPKIENLKKVLEGML; the protein is encoded by the coding sequence TTGAATTACCTTTTTAACTGCATAAATTGCGGATTTAAATTTGAATCTGAAAATGTTGAGTATTATTGCCCTAAATGCAATGATTTGCTTGAAATTATTTATAATATTGAGGAATTAAAAAAAGTTATTTCTAAAGAAAAATTTGAAAAACGTGCTTTATCTGTTTGGAGATATAGAGAACTTTTACCAATTAAAGATTCATCTAAAATTGTTTCTCTTGGCGAAGGGGGCACAACGCTTCATAAATGCAAAAATTTATGCAAACTTTTTAATATAAAAAATTTGCTTGTGAAAAATGAGGGAGAGAATCCAACAGGATCATTTAAAGATAGAGGAATGACTGTTGCTATATCTAAAGCTTTAGAGAAAAATGTTAAAATTGTTGCATGTGCTTCTACAGGGAATACTTCAGCTTCATTAGCTGCATATGCAGCTAAAGCAAATATTAAAAGTATTATTTTTGTTCCTGAAGGAAAAGTCGCATTAGGAAAAATGGTTCAAGCAATAATTCATGGCGCTAAAATAATTCAAGTAAATGGAAATTTTGATGATGCTTTAAAAGCTGTGAGAAAGTTAATAGAGTATTATCCACAAATTTGTCTTTTAAATTCTATTAACCCATTTAGAATAGAAGGCCAAAAAACTCTAGCTATGGAGATTTGCAGTCAATTAAATTATGAAGCCCCTGACGTTGTTATACTTCCAGTTGGAAATGCAGGAAACATAAGTGCTGTTTGGAAGGGTTTTAATGAATTTAAAAATTTGGAGTTAATTCAAAAGGTTCCACGGATGATTGGGATTCAAGCTGAAAAAGCAGCACCCTTAGCTAAAGCTTTTAAAGAAGGAAAAAATGAAATTTCGATTATTACAAATCCAGAAACAATTGCTACTGCAATAAAGATAGGCGCACCTGCAAGCTGGAAAAAAGCTTTAAAAGCTGTTAAGAACTCTAGTGGATTATTAGAGACAGTTAATGATAATGAAATTATAGAAGCCCAAAAACTTTTGGCTAGAAAAGAAGGAATATTTGTTGAACCTGCAAGTGCAGCTTCAATAGCAGGTTTAAAAAAACTTTTAGAAAATGGTCAAATAGATAAAAATGAAAATATTGTTTGTATAACAACTGGGCATGGATTAAAAGATCCAGATGTCGTAATTAAAACTTGTAATGAACCATTAATTAATGTTTCTCCAAAAATTGAGAATTTAAAAAAAGTTTTAGAAGGAATGTTATAA
- a CDS encoding aspartate kinase: MLIVMKFGGALVSKPEKIKRIIEIIKDYLNKGIKIIVVGSAVSKVTDELIKASKEASLSNWENLKKIISEMENIHFSLAEKTIKNREILKDLTLELKKLIEELKETLFSVARLKELTPRSKDFILSFGEKFSCAILCAAAKEEGLKAKWITGGEAGLITNDEFGKAKPLFNLSAQKLNYNLTRLLNENIVPIVTGFNGCTPDGVVTTLGRGGSDYTATIIGAALKADEVLLWKEVDGLMTADPKIEPKARTIRVISYAEASEVAYFGAKIIHPRALKPVIEAEIPVRIRNAFNLNDPGTLIIKEQKIKPKEVVKAISFIKEVGLINVSGSEMVGTPGVAAQVFKILGDNGINILMISQGSSEVNISFAVPRESLSKAVNLLELNLLGGETVKEVSSEADVCIVAVIGAGMKGTPGVAARVFKAVADKGINVRMIAQGSSELNISFVVKEEDGPKAVNALHEEFKLYED, translated from the coding sequence ATGTTAATTGTAATGAAGTTTGGTGGAGCATTAGTTTCTAAACCTGAAAAAATAAAAAGAATTATTGAAATAATTAAAGATTATTTAAATAAGGGGATTAAAATTATTGTAGTAGGTTCAGCTGTTTCAAAAGTGACTGATGAATTAATTAAAGCCTCTAAAGAAGCTTCTCTTTCAAATTGGGAAAACTTAAAAAAAATTATAAGCGAAATGGAGAATATACATTTTAGTTTAGCTGAAAAAACTATTAAAAATAGAGAGATTTTAAAAGATTTAACTTTAGAATTAAAGAAATTAATTGAAGAGTTAAAAGAAACTTTATTTAGTGTCGCTAGATTAAAAGAGTTAACGCCTCGCTCTAAAGATTTTATTTTATCTTTTGGAGAAAAATTTTCTTGCGCTATCTTATGCGCAGCAGCTAAAGAGGAGGGATTAAAAGCTAAGTGGATTACTGGAGGTGAAGCAGGACTTATAACAAATGATGAATTTGGAAAAGCTAAACCGCTATTTAATCTAAGCGCTCAAAAATTAAATTATAATTTAACACGTTTACTTAATGAAAATATTGTTCCAATAGTGACTGGATTTAATGGTTGCACTCCAGATGGAGTTGTAACAACACTTGGTAGAGGGGGATCAGATTATACAGCAACTATAATAGGTGCAGCTTTAAAAGCTGATGAAGTTTTGCTTTGGAAAGAAGTAGATGGGTTAATGACAGCTGATCCAAAAATTGAACCTAAAGCAAGAACTATAAGGGTGATATCTTATGCTGAAGCAAGCGAAGTAGCATATTTTGGCGCTAAAATAATTCATCCTAGAGCTTTAAAACCAGTAATTGAAGCTGAAATTCCAGTTAGAATAAGAAATGCTTTTAACTTAAATGATCCAGGTACATTAATAATTAAAGAACAAAAAATTAAGCCTAAAGAAGTTGTTAAGGCTATTTCTTTCATTAAGGAAGTTGGTTTAATAAATGTTTCTGGAAGTGAAATGGTCGGAACCCCAGGTGTAGCAGCTCAGGTGTTTAAAATTCTAGGAGATAATGGAATAAATATACTTATGATTTCTCAAGGTTCATCTGAAGTTAATATTTCTTTTGCTGTTCCAAGAGAAAGCTTAAGTAAAGCTGTTAATTTACTTGAGTTAAACTTGCTTGGAGGAGAAACTGTTAAGGAAGTTTCATCAGAAGCTGATGTTTGTATAGTAGCTGTTATTGGGGCAGGAATGAAAGGTACTCCAGGCGTAGCAGCCAGAGTTTTTAAAGCAGTAGCTGATAAAGGAATAAATGTTAGGATGATAGCTCAAGGTTCTTCAGAACTTAACATATCTTTTGTTGTAAAAGAGGAGGATGGACCTAAAGCAGTTAATGCACTTCATGAAGAATTTAAATTATATGAAGATTAA
- a CDS encoding dihydroorotase family protein yields MVETINILNTKILLKEGFFEGGIHISFGKIKKIGRETNLPKAEKNINAKGLIALPGLIDSHVHLRDLNLSYKEDFYTGTCAAAAGGFTTVLDMPNTSPPTDSIERLKEKIELAKNKIIVNVGFHVLPPKNPKEINEIVKLGATSFKFYFNLLKDEDLRSNILKETLNKCSVLNIPLTIHGENGEKISRLKSFLLKKGKKDLQSFLKAHSKDVEFSGVKKALNLVKKRFKNDKVYFCHVSTLKSLNEIKRNGFLAEVSPHHLFLTKEKLLKLKGVALTLPPLRSKFETEALWKKTVKGFIDVIASDHAPHTLEEKIKENYWEVSPGIPGLETTLPLLLTKVNQGEISLQKLVKLLAYNPAKIFNLRFKGELREGFDADITLVNLKKRFKIKSEKFFSKAKYSPFNGFKCVGKPAKTIVFGKLVMDNGEIVAEKGNGFIIRRELNEVSS; encoded by the coding sequence TTGGTTGAAACCATAAATATTTTAAATACTAAAATTTTATTGAAGGAAGGTTTTTTTGAAGGGGGTATTCACATAAGTTTTGGTAAAATAAAAAAAATTGGGCGAGAAACTAATTTACCTAAGGCTGAAAAAAACATTAATGCAAAAGGTTTAATCGCTTTACCAGGGCTTATAGATTCTCATGTGCACTTAAGAGATTTAAATTTATCTTATAAAGAAGATTTTTATACAGGTACATGTGCTGCAGCTGCAGGAGGATTCACAACAGTTCTAGATATGCCTAATACATCTCCCCCAACAGATTCTATTGAAAGATTAAAGGAAAAGATTGAACTAGCAAAAAACAAAATAATTGTAAATGTTGGTTTTCATGTTTTACCACCTAAAAACCCTAAAGAAATAAATGAGATAGTAAAATTAGGTGCTACATCTTTTAAATTTTACTTTAACCTTTTAAAAGATGAGGATTTAAGAAGTAACATATTAAAAGAGACGTTAAATAAATGTAGTGTTTTAAATATTCCTTTAACTATTCATGGAGAAAATGGAGAAAAAATAAGTAGATTAAAAAGTTTTCTTTTAAAGAAAGGAAAGAAAGATTTGCAGAGCTTTCTTAAAGCTCACTCTAAAGATGTAGAATTTTCTGGAGTAAAAAAAGCTTTAAATTTAGTTAAGAAAAGATTTAAAAACGATAAAGTTTATTTTTGTCATGTTTCAACATTAAAAAGCCTTAATGAAATAAAAAGAAACGGTTTTTTAGCTGAAGTTTCACCCCACCATCTTTTCTTAACTAAAGAAAAACTTTTAAAGTTAAAAGGTGTTGCTTTAACTTTACCTCCTTTAAGAAGCAAATTTGAAACTGAAGCTCTATGGAAAAAAACTGTTAAAGGTTTTATTGATGTAATAGCTAGTGATCATGCTCCGCATACACTTGAAGAAAAAATTAAAGAAAATTATTGGGAGGTTTCCCCAGGTATTCCAGGTTTAGAAACAACTTTGCCTCTTCTTTTAACTAAAGTTAATCAAGGGGAAATCTCTCTTCAAAAACTCGTAAAACTTTTAGCTTATAATCCAGCAAAAATATTTAATTTAAGGTTTAAAGGCGAATTAAGAGAAGGTTTCGACGCTGATATAACATTAGTAAATTTAAAAAAACGTTTTAAAATTAAAAGTGAAAAATTTTTTTCTAAAGCTAAATATTCTCCTTTTAATGGTTTTAAATGCGTTGGTAAACCTGCTAAAACAATTGTCTTTGGGAAATTAGTTATGGATAATGGAGAAATAGTAGCTGAAAAAGGAAATGGCTTTATAATTAGGAGAGAGTTAAATGAAGTTTCTAGTTGA
- a CDS encoding Mut7-C RNAse domain-containing protein codes for MKFLVDGMLGKLAKWLRLMGYDAKYSIFPDRTLIIEASKENRILLTSDIALYREAVARGVEAYLVKGKNEIERIAELAKKFNLKIEANVESSRCPLCGSLLKKVEKTLVKGKVPDQTFNFYSNFWVCINENCKKIYWQGSHWKKINEVLLQAKKLIVNAKKVNKQVINNNGS; via the coding sequence ATGAAGTTTCTAGTTGATGGTATGCTTGGTAAACTTGCTAAATGGTTAAGGTTAATGGGCTACGACGCTAAATACTCTATTTTTCCAGATAGAACTTTAATAATTGAAGCTTCTAAAGAAAACCGTATATTGTTAACTTCAGATATTGCTTTATATAGAGAAGCAGTAGCACGAGGTGTTGAAGCTTACCTTGTTAAAGGGAAAAATGAAATTGAAAGAATTGCTGAGCTTGCTAAAAAATTTAATTTAAAAATAGAGGCTAATGTTGAATCTTCAAGATGTCCTTTATGCGGTTCACTACTAAAGAAAGTTGAAAAAACACTTGTTAAAGGGAAAGTTCCAGATCAAACTTTTAATTTTTACAGTAATTTTTGGGTTTGTATAAATGAAAACTGTAAAAAAATTTACTGGCAGGGAAGTCACTGGAAAAAAATAAACGAGGTTTTACTTCAAGCTAAAAAATTAATCGTAAACGCTAAAAAGGTGAATAAACAAGTTATTAATAATAATGGGAGTTGA